One stretch of Armigeres subalbatus isolate Guangzhou_Male chromosome 2, GZ_Asu_2, whole genome shotgun sequence DNA includes these proteins:
- the LOC134210733 gene encoding LOW QUALITY PROTEIN: armadillo repeat-containing protein 8-like (The sequence of the model RefSeq protein was modified relative to this genomic sequence to represent the inferred CDS: inserted 1 base in 1 codon): MALEPFACFMDVEHSRSYIDELYSEDNYKCQEAIVCLKNAVIGSNKKKGSVISQGIVPRLISLLRDDTKDPNLRLDAAIVIGSLAKGTESQVHSLIYCETVQVLLGIVLSPGTDRRLMETCLGALKTILQYPFAPIELLHCNIGNLVRLIQLASPXSSIQCQVYVANIFVPLCHSSHQQKNLCQANVIPFLVRLMISHLTILQVPALKCLAAMCFTNKYVSDNVCMTCHEERSILDILTELLSRTRDVQIQLSASRCLTYLHRSGSLRADDYRIVYKTLPSLARLCSEDFDEETRATAAETLAYLAEIDSELQRLAAISNHLICSLANLIRCPSPLSRQGAFRCFASLAANDEDIRKRIIEMDGLMEEVLNGLKDTCPEVRLSAVRCLHSLSRSVQLLRTTFQDHSVWRPLMDLLVGEPSLELLTVVTSTICNLLLEFSPAKEPMLDSGAVEMLCELTKHSDPALRLNGSWALMNMAFQAEQKVKSKIIDTLGTDRIFQLLSDSDERVIMKTLGLLRNLLSNTLHIEIIMSEHSSEVLRAVNLVLDGPHPAEVKEQALIIISNITAGARDKDYVMEDENIIKKIREFLVVSDNKLQMGAVFVVRNLMEKGGRQKMLRESGILENLEQLLHMTPRESQFYEDIRQEILRFDFSDDH; the protein is encoded by the exons GACGTGGAACATTCCCGTTCGTACATCGACGAGCTCTATTCGGAGGACAACTACAAGTGCCAGGAGGCGATCGTGTGCTTGAAGAATGCGGTCATCGGGTCGAACAAGAAGAAAGGCTCCGTTATTTCACAGGGCATCGTGCCCCGTTTGATCTCCCTCCTCCGGGACGACACGAAGGATCCGAACCTGCGCCTGGATGCAGCCATCGTCATCGGATCGCTTGCCAAAGGAACAGAATCTCAGGTGCACTCGTTGATCTACTGCGAGACGGTACAGGTGCTGCTGGGAATTGTGCTCAGTCCGGGTACCGACAGACGCCTCATGGAAACCTGCCTCGGAGCACTAAAAACCATTCTGCAGTATCCGTTTGCACCTATTGAACTATTGCACTGTAACATAGGCAATCTGGTGCGATTGATACAGCTGGCTTCGC GTAGCTCCATCCAGTGTCAGGTGTACGTGGCCAACATCTTCGTTCCCCTTTGCCACTCATCCCACCAGCAGAAGAATCTCTGTCAGGCCAACGTAATTCCGTTCCTCGTCAGACTGATGATCAGTCATCTCACGATCCTACAAGTACCTGCTCTCAAGTGTCTCGCTGCTATGTGTTTCACCAACAAGTACGTATCGGACAACGTATGTATGACCTGTCACGAGGAACGATCTATTCTGGATATTCTCACCGAGCTTCTTTCGCGAACCCGCGACGTCCAGATTCAACTCTCAGCAAGTCGCTGTCTAACTTATCTACACCGATCCGGATCGCTGCGGGCAGATGACTACAGGATCGTGTACAAAACCCTTCCCAGTTTAGCAAGGCTCTGCTCGGAGGACTTCGATGAGGAGACCCGTGCAACGGCCGCCGAAACTCTGgcttatttggccgaaattgatTCCGAATTGCAGCGGCTAGCCGCTATCAGCAATCATCTGATCTGCTCGTTGGCTAACTTGATCCGGTGTCCTTCACCGCTGTCACGACAGGGAGCATTCCGATGCTTCGCCTCGCTGGCTGCCAACGATGAGGACATCCGCAAACGGATTATAGAAATGGACGGGCTCATGGAGGAGGTGCTGAATGGATTGAAAGACACGTGTCCGGAG GTACGACTGTCTGCCGTCCGATGTCTGCATTCGCTGTCGAGGTCAGTTCAACTGCTAAGAACAACGTTCCAG GATCACTCAGTGTGGCGCCCGTTGATGGATCTGTTGGTAGGTGAACCATCTCTAGAACTTCTCACCGTGGTTACATCGACGATATGCAACCTGCTACTGGAGTTTTCCCCTGCCAAAGAACCAATGCTCGATTCCGGAGCAGTGGAAATGTTGTGTGAGTTGACGAAGCACAGCGATCCAGCGTTACGACTGAACGGGAGTTGGGCGTTGATGAACATGGCTTTCCAG GCTGAACAAAAAGTTAAATCCAAAATCATCGACACGCTGGGAACGGATCGAATATTCCAGCTGCTAAGCGATTCGGACGAACGGGTCATCATGAAAACCCTGGGACTTCTAAGGAATCTCCTTAGCAATACGTTGCACATTGAGATTATAATGTCGGAACATTCGTCGGAAGTGCTGCGAGCG GTGAATTTGGTTCTGGATGGTCCCCATCCGGCGGAAGTGAAGGAACAGGCTTTAATTATTATAAGCAACATTACGGCTGGTGCGCGTGATAAGGACTACGTAATGGAAGATGAAAACATCATCAAAAAGATAAGAGAGTTTTTG GTCGTATCCGACAACAAGCTCCAAATGGGTGCCGTATTTGTGGTGAGAAACCTGATGGAGAAAGGCGGCCGACAGAAGATGCTTCGTGAGTCGGGCATCCTTGAGAACCTAGAGCAGTTACTACACATGACACCCCGAGAATCGCAGTTCTACGAAGA CATACGGCAGGAGATTCTAAGGTTCGACTTCTCGGACGACCACTGA